One window of the Prochlorococcus marinus XMU1411 genome contains the following:
- a CDS encoding SulP family inorganic anion transporter, whose amino-acid sequence MSNFSRYLSKNWLDDPKSNILSGLVVAFAMIPEAIAFSGIAGVDPKVGLFGAFCLSITIAIVGGRRGMITSATGSTALLMTGLVAYGESQAPGLGVPYLVAAGILTGIFQILWGYLRLAYQMRFVPTGVLSGFVNALALLIFQAQLPQLGIGIKESKGLVEQTISQYPINSQIPVVWILVILGLAIIYGLPKITKVVPSQLIAIVAITLISIFFNLDVPTVSDLGKLPDGLPSISLPFGSIENGKVPFSFETLGIILPTSLAISLVGLMETFLTQDILDDVTDTSSNKNKEARGQGIANIVASLFGGMAGCALVGQSVMNTENGGKSRLSTLSSGISLLIMIIILKSWIGAIPMAALVAIMITIAISTADLNGLKNIRKIPKSDTAVMLMTFSVTMLTKPHNLALGVIAGVALAAILFSRKVAKVITVLRAKENNLTTYKVKGQLFFVSKIYFLQGFDIHEHPENIVIDMSSAHIWDQSGVVALEQIIRKFQNGGSKVEIVGLNKESLNLFERLGGLESTH is encoded by the coding sequence ATGTCAAATTTCTCAAGATATTTATCTAAAAATTGGTTAGATGATCCAAAGTCAAATATTCTCTCTGGCTTAGTTGTTGCCTTTGCAATGATCCCAGAAGCAATTGCTTTTTCAGGTATAGCTGGTGTAGATCCTAAAGTTGGCCTTTTTGGTGCATTTTGCTTATCTATAACAATCGCGATCGTTGGAGGAAGAAGGGGTATGATCACTTCAGCCACAGGTTCAACAGCTCTTTTAATGACTGGACTTGTTGCTTATGGAGAATCACAAGCTCCTGGATTAGGAGTCCCATATCTTGTTGCAGCTGGAATATTAACTGGAATATTCCAAATTCTTTGGGGATATTTAAGGCTTGCATACCAAATGCGATTCGTGCCAACAGGAGTATTAAGTGGATTTGTAAATGCACTGGCACTTTTAATATTTCAAGCACAATTACCTCAGTTAGGAATAGGTATTAAAGAATCAAAAGGATTAGTTGAACAAACTATAAGTCAATATCCAATTAACTCTCAGATTCCAGTAGTTTGGATTCTTGTAATCCTAGGATTAGCAATTATCTATGGGCTTCCAAAAATCACAAAAGTAGTCCCATCTCAACTTATCGCAATAGTAGCAATTACTCTTATAAGCATATTCTTTAATCTAGATGTCCCAACAGTTAGCGATTTAGGTAAATTACCTGATGGATTACCAAGTATTTCTCTTCCTTTTGGATCAATAGAAAATGGAAAAGTACCTTTTAGTTTTGAAACATTAGGGATAATTTTACCGACCTCACTTGCAATATCTCTCGTAGGTTTAATGGAAACCTTTTTAACTCAAGACATTTTAGACGATGTAACTGATACAAGTTCTAATAAAAATAAAGAAGCAAGAGGACAGGGAATAGCAAATATTGTGGCATCATTATTTGGGGGAATGGCAGGATGTGCCTTAGTTGGGCAATCTGTCATGAATACTGAAAATGGTGGCAAATCTAGATTGTCAACCCTCTCCTCAGGTATATCTCTTCTAATTATGATCATCATCTTGAAGTCTTGGATTGGAGCAATACCAATGGCTGCTTTAGTAGCAATCATGATAACGATCGCAATAAGTACAGCAGATCTAAATGGATTAAAAAATATTAGAAAGATACCTAAAAGCGATACTGCAGTCATGCTTATGACTTTTTCAGTCACTATGCTTACAAAACCCCATAATCTTGCACTTGGAGTTATTGCAGGAGTTGCATTAGCTGCAATTCTTTTCAGCAGAAAAGTGGCAAAAGTTATAACTGTCTTAAGAGCTAAAGAAAATAATTTGACTACCTACAAAGTAAAAGGACAATTATTTTTTGTTAGTAAAATTTATTTTTTACAAGGGTTTGATATTCATGAACATCCAGAAAATATTGTAATTGATATGTCTTCAGCTCATATTTGGGATCAAAGTGGCGTTGTTGCTCTTGAGCAAATTATTAGAAAATTCCAGAATGGTGGTTCTAAAGTTGAAATTGTAGGATTAAATAAAGAAAGTCTTAACTTATTTGAAAGACTAGGTGGTTTAGAAAGCACTCATTAA
- a CDS encoding FAD-binding protein, with the protein MKNNSLLKVPNINSKDAKLKKLIYEVDESLFHEDNYSNEEFEHLCICSGGTTSSCAKNGFTTLDLRKNYSKIHLDRKTNLVTIGGGVIMGDLVNHLQKHNRSFPIGLSKLPGAGYILTGGVSPLSRAYGLAIDNIESIKGFLGNGTFISLKKNQINAEEQLIWEAIKGAAPFFSIITEIELKTIQSNPIKVIEGFVNLNELSEIIKLSEEFPENISLQWIYAQKIYIYIFAELNNLEDKRTEENLMLLDKFPALEKQFYENFNKINFFPKELNLYELNANNHSEVISLLGEDLKNDIPIFIKCLGEIMDNKPNNSCYIASQQLGGKTKKLNHGASFFVHRKSTWKPWIYASWKKNDLQEKEVALEWIYKSWSKLKRFYPNIHLAQLHNHLNSHEEEITLAFGNRMNELKTLKNIFDPQGILPPL; encoded by the coding sequence GTGAAAAATAATAGTTTGCTTAAAGTTCCAAATATCAACTCAAAAGATGCAAAATTAAAGAAATTAATTTATGAAGTTGATGAATCCTTATTTCATGAGGATAACTATTCTAATGAAGAATTCGAGCACCTTTGCATATGTAGTGGAGGTACAACCTCTAGTTGTGCAAAAAATGGTTTTACAACTCTTGATCTAAGAAAAAATTACAGCAAAATTCACCTAGATAGGAAAACCAATTTAGTAACAATTGGAGGTGGAGTAATAATGGGGGATCTAGTAAATCATTTACAAAAACATAATCGAAGTTTTCCAATCGGACTTTCTAAACTTCCTGGAGCAGGCTATATACTCACTGGTGGAGTAAGCCCGCTCAGTAGAGCCTACGGATTAGCCATTGATAATATTGAATCAATAAAAGGTTTCTTGGGAAATGGCACATTTATCTCTTTAAAAAAAAATCAAATAAATGCAGAAGAACAATTGATTTGGGAAGCAATTAAAGGCGCAGCACCCTTCTTTTCAATTATTACCGAAATAGAACTTAAGACTATCCAATCTAATCCAATAAAAGTTATTGAAGGATTTGTAAATCTAAATGAACTTTCAGAAATAATAAAACTATCAGAGGAATTTCCAGAAAATATTAGTCTTCAATGGATTTATGCCCAAAAAATTTATATATATATTTTTGCTGAACTCAATAATTTAGAGGATAAAAGAACAGAAGAAAACTTAATGCTTCTAGACAAATTTCCTGCTCTAGAAAAACAATTTTATGAAAACTTTAACAAAATTAATTTTTTTCCAAAGGAATTGAATTTATATGAGCTGAATGCAAATAACCATTCTGAGGTAATTAGTCTTCTTGGAGAAGATTTAAAAAATGATATCCCAATTTTTATAAAATGTTTGGGTGAAATAATGGATAATAAACCTAATAATTCCTGTTATATTGCTTCTCAACAATTAGGTGGCAAAACTAAAAAGTTAAATCATGGAGCAAGCTTTTTTGTTCATAGAAAAAGTACTTGGAAACCATGGATATATGCATCATGGAAAAAAAATGATCTTCAAGAAAAAGAAGTCGCGCTGGAATGGATTTATAAATCATGGAGCAAGCTAAAAAGGTTTTATCCAAATATTCACTTAGCCCAATTGCATAATCATTTGAATTCTCATGAAGAAGAAATTACATTAGCCTTTGGAAATAGAATGAACGAATTAAAAACTTTAAAGAATATTTTTGACCCACAAGGTATTTTGCCTCCTCTATGA
- a CDS encoding DUF2811 domain-containing protein → MDQISQSNLTDKKLFECSSNKVSLETELSETLYNTMKDFVLSNPTWDQYKLINSALATFLVQNGCTDNSVSEIYLNQLFTPSKSF, encoded by the coding sequence ATGGATCAAATCAGCCAATCAAATTTAACTGATAAGAAACTTTTCGAGTGCTCTTCAAATAAAGTCTCTTTAGAAACAGAGCTTTCAGAAACTCTTTATAACACTATGAAAGATTTCGTATTAAGTAACCCAACTTGGGATCAATATAAGCTTATAAATTCAGCATTAGCTACTTTTCTCGTTCAAAACGGATGTACAGATAATTCTGTCTCAGAAATTTATTTAAATCAATTATTTACACCTTCTAAGTCTTTTTAA
- the stpA gene encoding glucosylglycerol 3-phosphatase → MENMASNLKVQKQLISSKNILIIQDIDGVCIPLVKDPMTRKLESKYIYAVKEFAEEFFVLTCGEHEGARGVNRIIERSLRSTTEPKNKELYLRGLAACGVEYQENNGKISFEGVSKEELNFLSKVPSLIRPKFNFIVKNIFPELSQEDINFHAVKSICETRFSPTINFNSLFDLVHNDSDKRKLIQTSFEKMMNEIIFKAESEGLKNSFFLHISPNLGNKNGMETIKLSSKDDIGSTDIQLLIKGAVKDSGVLFLLNKFIEDKTGKAPFGSNFNFRNSPNSITEKINLCKRTIQIGDMPLIVGVGDTVTSKKNNGEKNYLRGGSDRSFLEFVQILGNEFGINNKIIFVDSSSGEVERPSTKKTGLTGISDSYDNLKFDMVFQNGPKEYISWFIELANKRSKFKKK, encoded by the coding sequence ATGGAAAATATGGCAAGTAATTTAAAAGTACAAAAACAATTAATTTCTTCTAAAAATATCTTAATTATTCAAGATATTGACGGGGTTTGTATACCTTTAGTTAAAGATCCAATGACTAGAAAGTTAGAATCAAAATATATCTATGCAGTAAAAGAATTTGCCGAAGAATTCTTTGTATTAACTTGCGGGGAACATGAAGGAGCAAGAGGGGTTAACAGAATAATAGAAAGGAGTTTGAGGAGCACTACTGAGCCTAAAAACAAAGAACTATATTTAAGAGGTTTAGCAGCCTGTGGAGTAGAGTATCAAGAAAATAATGGTAAAATAAGTTTTGAAGGAGTGTCAAAAGAAGAACTTAATTTTTTATCTAAAGTACCTAGTTTAATAAGACCAAAATTTAATTTTATAGTTAAGAATATTTTTCCTGAACTTAGCCAAGAAGATATCAATTTTCACGCAGTAAAATCAATATGTGAAACACGCTTCTCGCCAACGATTAATTTCAATAGTCTATTTGATTTAGTTCACAATGATTCTGATAAAAGAAAGCTTATACAAACTAGTTTTGAAAAAATGATGAATGAAATCATCTTCAAAGCTGAATCCGAAGGTCTAAAAAACTCATTTTTCCTTCATATTTCACCAAATTTAGGAAATAAAAACGGTATGGAAACAATTAAACTTTCCTCTAAAGATGATATTGGATCAACAGACATACAATTACTTATTAAAGGAGCAGTTAAAGATTCTGGAGTTTTATTTCTTTTAAATAAATTTATTGAGGATAAAACTGGTAAAGCTCCTTTTGGAAGTAATTTTAATTTTAGAAACTCTCCAAATTCTATTACGGAAAAAATTAATTTATGTAAAAGAACTATTCAAATAGGAGATATGCCTTTGATTGTAGGTGTTGGTGATACAGTAACATCAAAAAAAAATAATGGTGAGAAAAATTATTTAAGAGGAGGAAGTGACAGATCTTTTTTAGAATTTGTACAAATATTAGGTAATGAATTTGGTATTAATAATAAAATAATTTTTGTAGATAGTAGTTCTGGTGAAGTTGAAAGACCTTCTACAAAAAAAACTGGTTTAACAGGGATCAGTGATTCTTATGACAATTTAAAGTTTGATATGGTTTTTCAAAATGGTCCCAAAGAATATATAAGTTGGTTTATTGAACTTGCTAATAAGAGATCAAAATTTAAAAAAAAATAG
- a CDS encoding hydrolase, whose product MKDHEISSDKVSSTVNALLIIDVQEKIIRPIFNKDLIIKNGKKLLYAYQILEENIFVSEQNPLKLGGTITELLPKAGFRKIEKMEFSLAKIEEFTKELKNKKVTNLIVCGIETHICIQQTVLDFLKKGFEVFLISDSMGSRNKADHEIALQRMTQKGAILTTTESIIFELCKTADRKEFKEIRNIIMS is encoded by the coding sequence ATGAAGGATCATGAAATTTCTTCCGATAAAGTATCATCGACAGTAAACGCTTTGCTAATTATTGATGTTCAGGAAAAGATAATAAGACCAATATTCAATAAGGATTTAATAATCAAAAATGGCAAAAAGCTATTGTATGCATACCAAATTTTAGAAGAAAACATATTTGTATCTGAACAGAACCCGCTCAAATTGGGGGGGACTATAACTGAATTATTACCCAAAGCTGGATTTAGAAAAATTGAAAAAATGGAATTTAGCCTAGCTAAAATAGAAGAATTTACAAAAGAACTTAAAAATAAGAAAGTTACTAATTTAATAGTTTGTGGTATCGAAACCCATATTTGTATTCAACAAACAGTCTTAGATTTTTTAAAAAAAGGATTTGAAGTTTTTCTCATATCAGATTCCATGGGCAGTCGAAATAAGGCAGATCATGAAATAGCATTACAACGAATGACACAAAAGGGGGCGATCTTAACAACTACTGAATCAATAATTTTTGAATTATGCAAAACTGCGGATAGAAAAGAATTTAAAGAAATTAGAAATATAATAATGAGTTGA
- a CDS encoding homoserine O-succinyltransferase: MALIIPSNYHKISDVEKNHISWIEPELAKRQDIRPLRIGILNIMPLGKQYEFNLLHPLGLSPLQIEPVWIKLKTHSYKTWDLNHLNNLYITWEEANSPEPLDGIIITGAPIEHLAFEDVKYWDEFVKIVNEARNTCASTLGLCWAGFALAYLIGVDKKVFDRKLFGVFPLKSLVPGHPLMGTQDDEFICPQSRFAGLPDSEMEKAQKEGKLNLLAYGKNVGYTIFESKDQKQLMHLGHPEYTVHRIISEIERDKEKGDVPPPKNFDLNSSKTAWRSHRNLLFQQWLWFCYQQVSLS, from the coding sequence TTGGCTTTAATAATTCCTAGTAACTATCACAAGATTAGTGATGTTGAGAAAAATCATATATCTTGGATCGAACCAGAATTGGCAAAAAGACAGGATATACGTCCTCTTAGGATTGGTATTTTGAATATCATGCCTCTTGGCAAGCAGTATGAATTTAACTTACTACATCCACTTGGTTTATCCCCTCTTCAAATTGAGCCAGTTTGGATAAAGCTTAAAACTCATTCTTATAAAACATGGGACCTTAATCATCTAAATAATCTATACATAACTTGGGAAGAAGCAAATAGTCCAGAACCGTTAGATGGAATCATTATTACTGGAGCACCTATTGAGCACCTAGCTTTTGAGGATGTTAAATATTGGGATGAATTTGTGAAAATTGTAAATGAAGCCAGAAATACTTGTGCAAGTACGCTTGGATTATGTTGGGCCGGTTTTGCGCTGGCTTATTTGATAGGGGTTGATAAGAAAGTGTTTGATAGGAAATTATTTGGGGTATTCCCTTTAAAAAGTCTTGTTCCTGGACATCCTTTGATGGGTACACAAGATGATGAATTTATTTGTCCTCAAAGTAGATTCGCAGGATTACCAGATTCGGAGATGGAGAAGGCCCAAAAAGAAGGGAAATTGAATTTGTTGGCTTATGGAAAAAACGTTGGGTATACAATATTCGAATCTAAAGATCAAAAACAACTTATGCATTTAGGTCATCCTGAATATACGGTGCATAGAATTATTAGTGAAATTGAAAGAGACAAAGAAAAAGGAGATGTGCCTCCTCCTAAAAATTTTGATCTAAATAGTTCAAAAACCGCTTGGAGATCTCATAGGAATTTGCTTTTTCAGCAATGGCTTTGGTTTTGTTATCAACAAGTTAGTCTTAGTTAA
- a CDS encoding O-acetylhomoserine aminocarboxypropyltransferase/cysteine synthase family protein, giving the protein MSNQKFETLQLHAGQVPDPTTNSRAVPIYQTSSYVFDNAEHGANLFGLKEFGNIYTRLMNPTTDVFEKRMAALEGGMAALATSSGQAAQFLAIVNCMTAGDNFVSTSFLYGGTYNQFKVQFPRLGIEVKFADGDSVDSFRNKIDDKTKAIYVESMGNPRFNIPDFEGLSALAKENGIPLIVDNTLGAGGALIRPIDFGADVVVESATKWIGGHGTSIGGVIVDAGTFDWGNGKFPLMSEPSAAYHGLVHWDAFGFGSDICKSLGVPDNRNIAFALRARLECLRDWGSAQSPFNSFLLLQGLETLSLRIERQTSNALELAKWLDSNSNVSSVNYPGLESDPYYSSAKKYTTGRGMGCMLMFSLNGGYENAVKFIDSLKLASHLANVGDSKTLVIHPASTTHQQLSEEEQLSAGVTPTMVRVSVGIEHIDDIKADFEQALSQIT; this is encoded by the coding sequence TTGAGCAACCAAAAGTTCGAGACTCTTCAGTTACATGCAGGTCAAGTGCCTGATCCAACAACAAATTCCAGAGCAGTACCTATTTATCAAACTAGCTCTTATGTCTTTGATAATGCAGAGCATGGAGCTAATCTTTTTGGATTAAAAGAATTTGGAAATATTTATACTCGACTTATGAACCCCACCACAGATGTCTTCGAAAAAAGGATGGCAGCTTTGGAAGGAGGTATGGCAGCACTTGCAACATCCTCAGGTCAAGCTGCTCAATTCTTGGCAATCGTGAACTGCATGACAGCAGGAGATAATTTTGTCTCTACATCTTTTCTTTATGGTGGGACCTACAATCAATTTAAAGTACAATTTCCAAGATTAGGAATAGAAGTTAAATTTGCTGATGGTGATAGTGTCGATAGTTTTAGAAATAAAATTGATGATAAAACCAAAGCGATATATGTCGAATCAATGGGGAATCCTCGGTTCAACATTCCTGATTTTGAAGGCCTCTCTGCTTTGGCTAAGGAAAATGGAATTCCTTTAATAGTTGATAATACCCTTGGAGCTGGTGGTGCTTTAATAAGACCAATTGATTTTGGAGCCGATGTCGTTGTTGAAAGTGCAACGAAATGGATCGGTGGACATGGAACTAGTATCGGAGGGGTTATTGTTGATGCTGGAACCTTTGATTGGGGAAATGGTAAATTCCCTCTAATGAGTGAGCCAAGTGCTGCTTATCATGGGCTCGTTCATTGGGACGCTTTTGGTTTCGGTAGTGATATCTGCAAATCTTTGGGAGTGCCTGATAATAGAAATATAGCTTTTGCGTTAAGAGCAAGACTTGAATGCCTAAGAGACTGGGGATCAGCTCAAAGTCCTTTTAATTCTTTCTTGTTATTGCAGGGTTTGGAAACTTTAAGTTTAAGGATAGAAAGACAAACTTCAAATGCTCTTGAATTAGCAAAATGGTTAGATTCTAATTCTAATGTAAGTAGTGTTAACTATCCTGGTTTAGAATCTGATCCATATTATTCAAGTGCTAAAAAATATACTACTGGAAGGGGAATGGGTTGCATGCTTATGTTCTCTCTTAATGGAGGTTATGAAAATGCAGTGAAATTCATTGATTCCTTAAAATTAGCAAGCCATCTTGCAAATGTGGGTGATTCAAAAACTTTAGTGATTCATCCGGCTTCAACAACTCATCAGCAATTATCTGAAGAAGAACAATTATCTGCGGGTGTTACTCCTACGATGGTAAGAGTTTCTGTCGGAATTGAGCATATTGATGATATAAAAGCAGATTTCGAACAAGCACTCTCACAAATCACATAG
- a CDS encoding Fur family transcriptional regulator, whose amino-acid sequence MSLSSQFNIITSPLGDGLHKDGKRLTPQRLKVLNLFENIGSGKHLSAEEVHEKLVKSSSKVSLATIYRTLRLLVQMGLLHELELSEGGHRYELLSNDTPDHHHLICIRCGRTEEFENDEVLEAGKVAAKVNGFKLIESSLNVRAICPNCI is encoded by the coding sequence TTGTCATTATCCTCGCAGTTCAATATTATTACATCCCCTCTTGGTGATGGTTTACATAAAGATGGGAAGAGGCTAACTCCTCAGAGACTAAAGGTTCTTAACTTATTTGAAAATATTGGTTCTGGAAAGCATCTTAGTGCTGAAGAGGTTCATGAAAAGTTAGTTAAATCAAGTTCCAAAGTTTCACTCGCAACAATTTATAGAACTTTAAGGCTTTTGGTACAAATGGGTTTACTTCATGAATTAGAACTCAGTGAGGGTGGGCACAGATATGAATTGCTTAGTAACGACACACCTGACCATCATCATTTAATTTGTATTAGGTGTGGAAGAACAGAAGAATTCGAAAATGACGAAGTTTTAGAAGCAGGAAAAGTTGCAGCAAAAGTTAATGGATTTAAACTAATTGAATCATCTTTAAATGTAAGAGCTATATGTCCTAATTGCATTTAG
- a CDS encoding sirohydrochlorin chelatase yields MILDNLDSKLNNQVAILICGHGSRNKLAITEFQELTKFIQKRYPNFLVEYGFLEFAKPSLVDALDKLRDLSIKKVIAIPAMLFAAGHVKNDIPSLLMNYSSKTDIEIIYGRELGINNLMISAACERVKDVFKQNNTLKPEESLLVVVGRGSSDPDANSNVSKITRMIVEGIGLGWGETVFSGVTFPLVEPGLKNVVRLGYKNIIIFPYFLFSGVLVTRIKRQSDLVAINNPNISFIHAKYLSSQSYVVDTFVERIEEILNDEGNNFMNCSTCKYRSNLFGFEKEVGMVQESHHDHVEGLGISCDLCDPECNGACEIQNQIPTHNHEKSNSGGRDNLEHEHVEAHQHEHNHHHHHHNIYPNSKHPLGPVTLRLPNKD; encoded by the coding sequence TTGATTTTGGATAATTTAGATTCGAAGTTAAATAATCAAGTCGCGATACTTATCTGTGGACACGGTAGTAGAAATAAACTAGCCATTACTGAATTTCAAGAATTAACTAAGTTTATCCAAAAAAGATATCCAAATTTTTTGGTTGAATATGGTTTCTTGGAATTCGCTAAACCCTCACTAGTTGATGCTTTAGACAAATTAAGAGATCTTTCTATAAAAAAAGTAATTGCAATACCCGCAATGCTTTTCGCTGCTGGCCATGTGAAAAATGATATCCCTAGCTTGCTTATGAATTATTCAAGTAAAACAGATATTGAAATAATTTATGGAAGAGAATTAGGTATTAATAATTTAATGATTAGTGCAGCTTGTGAAAGAGTTAAAGATGTATTCAAACAAAATAATACTCTCAAACCTGAAGAATCATTATTAGTTGTTGTTGGTAGAGGTTCTTCTGACCCAGATGCGAATTCCAATGTTTCAAAAATTACGAGAATGATTGTAGAAGGTATTGGTTTAGGGTGGGGGGAAACAGTTTTTTCTGGAGTAACTTTCCCTCTAGTTGAACCTGGCTTGAAAAATGTTGTGAGACTTGGTTATAAAAATATAATTATTTTTCCTTATTTCCTTTTCTCAGGTGTTCTTGTCACAAGAATAAAAAGGCAAAGTGATTTAGTTGCCATTAATAATCCAAATATTTCATTTATACATGCAAAATATCTTTCGTCACAGTCTTATGTGGTCGACACTTTTGTAGAAAGGATTGAAGAGATTCTTAATGACGAAGGTAATAATTTTATGAATTGTTCAACTTGTAAATATAGATCAAATTTATTTGGCTTTGAAAAAGAAGTTGGAATGGTACAAGAAAGTCATCATGACCATGTAGAGGGCTTGGGTATCAGTTGTGATTTATGTGATCCTGAATGTAATGGTGCTTGTGAAATACAAAATCAAATCCCAACTCATAACCATGAAAAATCAAACTCAGGAGGAAGAGATAACTTAGAACATGAACATGTAGAGGCTCATCAACATGAACATAATCACCATCACCATCATCATAATATTTATCCAAACTCAAAACACCCTTTAGGACCTGTCACGCTTCGCTTGCCTAATAAAGACTAA
- the arsS gene encoding arsenosugar biosynthesis radical SAM (seleno)protein ArsS (Some members of this family are selenoproteins.), with protein sequence MKEKFPSIYKEPIETLQINIGYKCNQACKHCHVNSSPLRTEKMSNEIISLIPKIIDKYKIKTLDITGGAPELHPEFKNLITCLSTKQVNIIDRCNLTIFFEKGYEDLPQFLAKNRVIITASLPCYEKDNVELQRGIGVFEKSINAIKILNDLGYGKKENGLQLNLVYNPVNPILPPSQKKLEKDYKKILFEKYNIFFDNLYTITNMPINRYEESLRREGKLNTYYKLLKENFNEKNLENLMCKKTISVNWLGEIYDCDFNQQINFRENKGPKTLYDLLDESFTFDYDVAVKEHCFACTAGAGSSCGGTLS encoded by the coding sequence ATGAAAGAAAAATTCCCTTCAATATATAAAGAACCTATAGAAACATTGCAAATTAATATAGGTTATAAATGTAATCAGGCTTGTAAGCATTGTCATGTCAATTCAAGTCCTTTAAGAACTGAAAAGATGTCCAATGAAATAATATCTCTTATTCCAAAAATAATTGATAAGTACAAAATCAAGACTTTAGATATAACAGGTGGTGCGCCAGAACTTCACCCAGAATTTAAAAACCTAATAACTTGTTTAAGCACAAAACAAGTTAATATAATCGACAGATGCAATTTAACAATTTTCTTTGAAAAAGGTTATGAAGATCTTCCTCAATTTCTTGCAAAAAATAGAGTAATAATTACTGCCTCGCTACCCTGTTACGAAAAAGATAATGTTGAGCTTCAAAGAGGTATCGGGGTTTTTGAAAAAAGTATTAATGCTATAAAAATTCTTAATGATCTAGGCTATGGAAAGAAAGAAAATGGATTGCAACTAAATCTTGTTTACAATCCTGTAAACCCAATTCTTCCTCCTTCTCAGAAAAAATTGGAAAAGGATTATAAAAAAATACTATTTGAAAAATATAATATTTTTTTTGATAATTTATACACAATAACTAATATGCCAATAAATAGATATGAAGAATCTCTAAGAAGAGAAGGGAAACTAAATACTTATTACAAATTACTAAAAGAAAATTTTAATGAAAAAAATTTAGAAAATCTTATGTGCAAAAAGACTATTAGTGTAAATTGGCTAGGAGAAATTTATGATTGTGACTTTAACCAACAGATAAATTTCCGAGAAAATAAAGGACCAAAAACACTTTATGATTTATTAGATGAATCATTTACTTTTGACTACGATGTGGCGGTAAAAGAACATTGTTTTGCATGCACTGCAGGTGCAGGATCAAGTTGCGGAGGGACTTTAAGTTAA